From Peromyscus eremicus chromosome 3, PerEre_H2_v1, whole genome shotgun sequence, one genomic window encodes:
- the LOC131905534 gene encoding small ribosomal subunit protein eS4, X isoform-like has protein sequence MARGPKKHLKRVAAPRHWMLDKLTGVFAPRPSAGPHRLRECLPLSIFLRNRLKYALTGDEVKKICMQRLIKVDGKVRTDVAYPAGFMDVISIDKSGENFRLVYDTKGRFAVHRITPEEAKYKLCKVRKVFVGTKGIPHLVTHDARTIRYPDPLIKVNDTVQISLDTGKITDAIKFDTGNLCMVTGGANLGRIGVITNRERHPGSFDVVHVKDANGNGFATRLSNIFVIGKGNKPWISLPRGKGIRLTIAEERDKRLAAKQSG, from the coding sequence ATGGCCCGCGGTCCGAAGAAGCACCTGAAGCGCGTGGCTGCCCCGCGTCACTGGATGCTGGACAAGCTGACGGGCGTGTTCGCGCCCCGGCCGTCCGCCGGCCCGCACCGCCTGCGCGAGTGCCTGCCGCTGAGCATCTTCCTCAGGAACAGACTCAAGTACGCCCTCACGGGCGACGAGGTGAAGAAAATCTGCATGCAGCGCCTCATCAAGGTCGACGGCAAGGTCAGAACCGACGTGGCCTACCCAGCGGGCTTCATGGATGTCATCAGCATCGACAAGAGCGGGGAGAACTTCCGCCTGGTCTACGACACCAAGGGCCGCTTCGCCGTGCACCGCATCACGCCCGAGGAGGCCAAGTACAAGCTGTGCAAGGTGCGCAAGGTCTTCGTGGGTACCAAGGGCATCCCGCACCTCGTGACGCACGACGCGCGCACCATCCGCTACCCCGACCCGCTCATCAAGGTCAACGACACCGTGCAGATCTCGCTGGACACCGGCAAGATCACCGACGCCATCAAGTTCGATACCGGCAACCTGTGTATGGTGACCGGAGGCGCCAACCTGGGGCGCATCGGCGTCATCACCAACCGGGAGCGCCACCCCGGCTCGTTCGATGTGGTCCACGTGAAGGATGCCAACGGCAACGGCTTCGCCACCCGCCTCTCCAACATCTTCGTGATCGGCAAGGGCAACAAGCCGTGGATTTCTCTTCCCCGAGGAAAAGGAATACGCCTCACCATCGCcgaagagagagacaagaggcTGGCGGCCAAGCAGAGCGGGTGA